One segment of Rosa chinensis cultivar Old Blush chromosome 6, RchiOBHm-V2, whole genome shotgun sequence DNA contains the following:
- the LOC112172916 gene encoding eukaryotic translation initiation factor 5B — MGRKKPTARDEENPPPAGGGGGKSKKKNLVIEDDEYSVGTELSEESQVKEEKVPPPSKGKRGKKGSSKASKGVDEDLDDADEDADEVPQVVFTGKKKGKKKSGGSSAFSSSSFGLLEDEDDKDAEDDEQSGLTGDDEEEDAPVLKFSGKKKPSKSTKKTGASSFTGSAFDAIGDEGDSDGAVDDESNAADENDDEPAIAFTGKKKASKGGKKGGSVFAAASFGALDDAEEDKDEKNDEDDDIPQITFSGKKKKSSKASKKSGGNSFSEALLDEEDDEDTSVSKPTSAGDDTVEDEDASMITFTGKKKSSKKKGNSVFTAVGEDAGVGSEITDVVEPKQPTTGTSKIEADNSNVSKNKDPEPSKSKKKKKKSGRTAQEEDDLDKILAELGELSSKPAAPQKEETVEVQPADSQKEEKVEVQPDAVAPVDGSAAKEAEEETVESAAAKKKKKKKEKEKEKKAAAAAASVGVKEEKQEQAKIEPAIEPKKKEVKGKAAEKKVPKHVREMQEALARRQEEEEKKKREEEEKLKKEEEERHKQEELEKQKEEAKRKKKEREKEKIQELKKAGLYKTPKQKEEEKRREQKRLQLLRDLPNAVEGVPPTTDNEKPAKRPLYQKKKSKPAPNQANGAATTKPVESTEGIKEENQQVTVPELDSVGLEKDDEQESVEVAEKLSEVSESVKENGLEQEEDDGDDDEWDAKSWDDDAVVNLSFKRGFSDEEVEPVVNKGMKPAVQKTVPSQPIKPHDVENQKKQAEVEVDKGRKKDATAKKEAPNSDSASKQSEDNLRSPICCIMGHVDTGKTKLLDCIRGTNVQEGEAGGITQQIGATYFPADNIRERTKELKADAKLKVPGLLVIDTPGHESFTNLRSRGSGLCDIAILVVDIMHGLEPQTIESLNLLKMRNTEFIVALNKVDRLYGWKTCRNQPIGKAMKQQSKDVVNEFNMRVSQIITQFMEQGLNTELYYKNKEMGETYSIVPTSAISGEGIPDLLLLLIQWAQKTMVEKLTYSNEIQCTVLEVKVIEGLGTTIDVVLVNGVLHEGDQIVVCGMQGPIVTSIRALLTPHPMKELRVKGTYQHHSQIKAAQGIKITAQGLEHAIAGTALYVVGPSDDLDDIKETAMEDMKSVMNRIDKSGEGVCVQASTLGSLEALLEFLKTPEVNIPVSGISIGPVHKKDVMKASVMLEKKKEYATILAFDVKVTPESRDLADELGVKIFIADIIYHLFDQFKAYIDNLKEEKKKEAADEAVFPCVLKILPNCVFNKKDPIVLGVDVLEGIAKVGTPICIPQRDFIDIGRIASIENNHKPVDIAKKGLKVAIKIVGTNSDEQQKMYGRHFEIEDELVSHISRRSIDVLKTSYRDELSIDEWKLVVKLKKLFEIP; from the exons ATGGGTCGGAAGAAGCCGACTGCTCGTGACGAAGAGAATCCACCGCCAGCGGGTGGTGGTGGAGGAaaatcgaagaagaagaacctgGTGATCGAAGACGACGAGTATTCCGTCGGAACTGAGCTATCCGAGGAGAGTCAAGTCAAGGAAGAGAAGGTTCCTCCGCCTAGTAAAGGGAAGAGGGGCAAGAAGGGGAGTTCTAAAGCTTCTAAGGGAGTGGATGAGGACTTGGACGATGCCGATGAGGATGCAGATGAGGTTCCCCAAGTTGTTTTCACTGGGAAGAAGAAGGGCAAGAAGAAGAGTGGCGGGAGTAGCGCGTTCAGCTCGTCCAGTTTCGGGTTGcttgaggatgaggatgataaGGATGCTGAGGATGATGAGCAATCTGGTTTAACAGGcgatgatgaggaggaggatgcTCCGGTGTTGAAATTTTCAGGGAAGAAGAAGCCTTCAAAGTCGACCAAGAAAACCGGGGCTAGTTCGTTTACAGGGTCGGCTTTTGATGCCATTGGTGACGAAGGGGATAGTGATGGCGCGGTTGATGATGAGAGTAATGCAGCTGATGAGAATGACGATGAGCCTGCAATTGCTTTTACAGGGAAAAAGAAGGCTTCCAAGGGTGGAAAGAAGGGTGGGAGTGTGTTTGCAGCAGCCAGCTTTGGTGCCCTTGATGATGCGGAGGAGGATAAGGATGAAAAAAATGATGAGGATGACGATATTCCTCAGATTACTTTCTCTGGTAAGAAAAAGAAGTCATCAAAGGCTTCAAAGAAGAGTGGTGGTAATTCTTTTAGCGAAGCATTGCTtgatgaggaagatgatgaagatacTTCCGTTTCCAAACCAACTAGTGCCGGTGATGATACAGTTGAGGATGAAGATGCATCTATGATAACATTCACAGGTAAGAAGAAGTCTTCAAAGAAGAAAGGTAATAGTGTGTTTACTGCAGTGGGTGAAGATGCTGGGGTTGGGAGTGAAATTACAGATGTAGTTGAGCCCAAACAACCAACTACGGGAACTAGTAAAATTGAAGCTGATAATTCTAACGTTAGTAAGAATAAAGATCCAGAACCTTCAAAaagtaagaaaaagaagaagaagagtggaAGGACTGCTCAAGAAGAGGATGATTTGGATAAGATTCTTGCAGAGCTAGGTGAGCTTTCATCGAAACCTGCTGCTCCTCAGAAAGAGGAGACGGTGGAGGTTCAGCCTGCTGATTCTCAGAAAGAGGAGAAAGTTGAGGTTCAACCTGATGCGGTTGCCCCAGTTGATGGTTCTGCTGCAAAGGAAGCTGAAGAAGAGACTGTGGAATCTGCTgcagcaaagaagaagaaaaagaagaaggaaaaggaaaaggagaaaAAGGCGGCGGCAGCAGCAGCATCTGTAGGTGTCAAGGaggaaaaacaagaacaagcaaAAATTGAGCCAGCAATTGAACCAAAGAAGAAGGAAGTGAAAGGCAAAGCAGCTGAAAAGAAGGTGCCTAAACATGTTAGGGAGATGCAAGAGGCCCTTGCTAGGCgacaggaagaagaagagaagaagaaaagggaagaagaggagaaactgaagaaagaagaagaggagaggcaTAAGCAGGAAGAACTTGAGAagcaaaaggaggaggcaaagcGGAAGAAAAAGGAGAGGGAAAAGGAGAAGATCCAAGAGTTGAAGAAGGCAGGTTTATATAAAACTCCCAAGcaaaaagaagaggagaagcGGCGGGAGCAAAAGAGACTCCAATTACTTAGGGATTTACCTAATGCAGTGGAGGGTGTGCCTCCTACCACAGACAATGAAAAACCGGCTAAAAGACCCTTGTATCAGAAAAAGAAGTCAAAACCAGCACCCAATCAGGCAAATGGTGCAGCTACTACGAAGCCTGTGGAAAGCACAGAaggaataaaagaagaaaaccagCAGGTTACTGTTCCTGAGCTGGATTCTGTGGGACTTGAGAAGGATGATGAGCAGGAATCAGTTGAAGTAGCAGAAAAGCTATCTGAAGTTTCTGAATCTGTTAAAGAGAATGGATTGGAACAAGAAGaggatgatggtgatgatgatgaatggGATGCAAAGAGCTGGGATGATGATGCTGTTGTTAATCTTTCATTTAAACGTGGGTTTTCTGATGAAGAGGTTGAACCTGTTGTGAATAAAGGGATGAAGCCTGCAGTGCAGAAAACCGTTCCTTCTCAACCAATAAAACCTCATGATGTTGAGAATCAGAAAAAACAAGCTGAGGTGGAAGTTGACAAAGGTAGGAAGAAAGATGCTACTGCAAAGAAAGAAGCACCAAATTCAGATTCTGCCTCTAAACAGAGTGAAGATAATCTTCGCTCTCCCATTTGCTGCATTATGGGCCATGTTGATACTGGTAAAACTAAGCTTCTGGATTGTATCCGAGGCACAAATGTTCAGGAGGGTGAGGCTGGAGGTATTACTCAACAGATTGGTGCTACGTATTTTCCTGCGGATAATATCCGTGAGAGGACTAAAGAACTGAAAGCTGATGCAAAGCTGAAGGTTCCAGGTCTATTGGTCATTGATACCCCTGGCCACGAGTCATTTACTAATTTAAGGTCACGGGGTTCAGGTTTATGTGATATTGCAATTTTGGTTGTTGACATTATGCATGGCTTAGAGCCTCAAACAATAGAGTCACTCAATCTCTTGAAAATGAGGAATACCGAATTCATTGTTGCATTGAATAAG GTGGACAGGCTCTATGGGTGGAAAACCTGCCGCAACCAGCCAATAGGGAAGGCAATGAAGCAACAATCCAAGGATGTAGTAAATGAGTTCAATATGAGGGTTTCTCAG ATTATCACCCAATTCATGGAGCAGGGCTTAAATACTGAATTGTATTATAAGAATAAAGAAATGGGAGAAACATACAGTATTGTACCTACAAGTGCCATTAG TGGTGAAGGGATTCCAGATTTGTTATTACTATTGATTCAGTGGGCCCAGAAAACTATGGTTGAGAAACTTACTTACAGCAATGAAATTCAG TGTACGGTATTGGAGGTCAAGGTTATTGAAGGTCTTGGGACAACAATCGATGTTGTGTTGGTTAATGGTGTGCTTCATGAAGGGGATCAAATAGTCGTTTGTGGCATGCAG GGACCTATTGTTACTTCAATTCGAGCTTTGTTGACACCACATCCCATGAAAGAACTTCGTGTCAAG GGAACTTATCAGCACCATAGTCAAATCAAAGCTGCACAAGGTATCAAGATCACAGCACAG GGACTTGAACATGCTATTGCTGGCACTGCTCTATATGTTGTTGGGCCTAGCGATGACTTGGATGATATCAAGGAAACAGCTATGGAAGATATGAAATCAGTCATGAATAGGATTGACAAGAGTGGTGAGGGAGTTTGTGTACAAGCATCTACTCTAGGATCCTTGGAAGCATTGCTAGAGTTTTTGAAGACGCCAGAAGTTAATATTCCTGTTAGTGGTATTAGCATCGGCCCTGTACACAAGAAGGATGTCATGAAGGCCAGTGTAAtgcttgaaaagaaaaaagagtatgCCACTATCTTGGCATTTGATGTTAAAGTGACACCTGAGTCCCGGGACCTTGCAGATGAATTGGGTGTGAAGATTTTTATTGCTGATATAATCTATCACTTATTTGACCAATTTAAGGCCTATATCGACAATctcaaagaggaaaagaagaaggaagccGCTGATGAAGCTGTTTTTCCATGTGTGCTCAAGATTTTACCCAACTGTGTTTTCAACAAGAAGGATCCAATTGTGTTGGGTGTTGATGTTCTTGAAGGCATTGCAAAG GTAGGGACTCCAATTTGCATTCCTCAGAGAGATTTTATTGATATTGGACGCATTGCATCCATTGAGAATAACCACAAACCCGTAGATATAGCGAAAAAGGGGCTGAAGGTGGCTATCAAG ATAGTCGGCACAAATTCTGATGAGCAGCAAAAGATGTATGGTAGGCATTTTGAAATTGAAGATGAGCTTGTCAGCCATATCTCCAGGAGGTCAATTGATGTACT